Proteins found in one bacterium genomic segment:
- a CDS encoding ABC transporter permease, protein MALRLPVRSQTVRPSRKPASSRWALSDPGASIGLVLLGAACALALLASKIAPMDPGNQDIVNRLAPPLSMSAGHIYWLGTDQLGRDILSRVIYGARVSLFVGVSAVVLSATLGTLVGIFSGYYGRAWDDLLMRITDVQLAFPSILLSLAIVAVLGAGVRNLIAVLAFSGWVGYARVARSRVLGIRQRDFVEAARALGASHQRILQHHVLPNILPSTLTIASFSLGGMITTEAALTFLGLGVPANLTSWGGMLTDGAQYMSVAWWLATFPGAAIMLTVLATNLVGDWLHDALDPRFATR, encoded by the coding sequence ATGGCGCTGCGACTCCCTGTCCGATCGCAGACGGTTCGCCCTTCGAGGAAACCCGCAAGCTCTCGATGGGCGCTGAGCGATCCTGGAGCGAGTATCGGTCTAGTCCTGCTCGGAGCCGCGTGTGCATTGGCCCTGCTCGCCTCGAAAATCGCTCCGATGGACCCAGGGAACCAAGACATTGTGAACCGCCTCGCCCCGCCACTCTCTATGAGCGCAGGGCACATCTATTGGCTCGGGACAGATCAGTTGGGCCGGGACATCCTCAGCCGCGTCATTTACGGTGCTCGCGTTTCACTCTTCGTCGGGGTCAGCGCGGTCGTGCTGTCTGCGACACTCGGAACCTTGGTTGGAATATTCAGTGGCTATTACGGTCGCGCTTGGGACGATTTGCTGATGCGCATCACGGACGTTCAACTCGCATTCCCTTCAATTCTCCTAAGTCTAGCGATTGTCGCCGTCCTGGGCGCTGGGGTTAGGAATTTGATCGCGGTACTCGCCTTTTCGGGCTGGGTAGGGTACGCGCGAGTGGCCCGAAGCCGCGTCCTCGGAATTCGTCAGCGAGACTTCGTCGAAGCGGCTCGGGCTCTGGGTGCCTCGCACCAACGGATCTTGCAGCACCACGTCCTCCCGAACATATTGCCGTCCACGCTAACGATCGCGAGCTTCTCGCTCGGCGGGATGATTACGACCGAGGCGGCCCTGACGTTTCTCGGTCTTGGCGTGCCCGCTAACCTCACGAGTTGGGGCGGGATGCTGACGGACGGTGCCCAGTACATGTCAGTCGCCTGGTGGCTTGCGACCTTCCCCGGTGCGGCGATCATGTTGACCGTCTTGGCGACAAATCTCGTCGGCGACTGGTTGCACGACGCCCTCGACCCGCGCTTTGCCACTCGTTGA
- a CDS encoding ABC transporter permease has translation MQRYIARRLLQAVFVLVGISVLVFLLTHVIGDPVALLLPFQASQAQITAMRHAFGLDRPLWFQYTMFVRGALHGDLGLSVRQDVPALALVLERVPATAELALTALSLAVGLAIPLGVLAALHRRTTVDRGALLFSIIGQSMPTFWLGLLAILVFGVFLRWLPTGGIGGVRHLVLPATVLGVFSSAGITRLTRASVLDVVAEDYLRTARAKGLRETVVIGRHALRNASLPLVTWIGLELGTLLGGAAVAETVFSWPGMGRLAVQAIFARDFPVVQATVLFAATVFVLATLVTDLLYAWLDPRIRYS, from the coding sequence GTGCAGCGCTACATCGCTCGACGACTCTTGCAGGCTGTCTTTGTGCTGGTGGGGATCTCCGTCCTCGTCTTCTTGTTGACACACGTCATTGGCGATCCGGTCGCTCTGCTGCTTCCGTTCCAGGCGAGTCAGGCGCAGATTACAGCAATGCGGCACGCGTTCGGTTTGGACCGACCACTATGGTTCCAATACACGATGTTCGTCCGCGGCGCGCTTCATGGAGACCTTGGACTCTCGGTGCGGCAAGACGTACCCGCACTCGCCCTCGTGCTCGAACGCGTGCCCGCCACTGCCGAACTTGCCCTCACCGCGCTGAGCCTCGCAGTCGGGCTCGCCATCCCGCTCGGAGTTCTGGCCGCCCTACATCGACGAACCACCGTCGATCGTGGCGCCCTGCTATTCTCGATCATCGGCCAATCGATGCCCACCTTCTGGTTGGGGCTCCTCGCGATCCTCGTGTTCGGGGTGTTTCTCCGATGGCTTCCAACCGGCGGAATCGGCGGCGTGCGACACTTAGTCCTGCCCGCCACCGTGCTTGGCGTGTTTTCGTCCGCAGGGATTACGCGCCTGACACGGGCGTCGGTCCTCGATGTGGTGGCGGAAGACTACCTGCGCACCGCGAGGGCGAAGGGACTTCGTGAGACCGTCGTCATCGGCCGGCACGCGCTACGGAATGCATCTCTGCCCCTTGTAACCTGGATTGGGCTTGAACTGGGGACGCTCCTCGGGGGCGCGGCAGTCGCGGAGACCGTGTTTTCTTGGCCTGGGATGGGTCGACTCGCTGTCCAAGCGATCTTTGCCCGCGATTTCCCAGTAGTACAAGCGACCGTGCTGTTCGCGGCAACGGTCTTCGTGCTAGCGACGCTAGTGACAGATTTGCTATATGCGTGGCTAGACCCTCGGATCCGATACAGCTAA